A single Fibrobacterota bacterium DNA region contains:
- a CDS encoding MarR family transcriptional regulator, protein MTNPKRSNKIREKAAPTVALDAKACEALRLGNQVCFALYSASRFMTQAYQPLLGPLDLTYPQYLALLVLWEEDDLGVSELGRRLMLDSGTLSPLLKKLEAKGWLRRERSVDDERSVRLRLTAAGRELQRRAADVPATMVCRSGWEIARIVKLRRELEELTAALRAATSDPAD, encoded by the coding sequence ATGACGAATCCGAAGCGAAGCAATAAAATCCGCGAAAAGGCGGCTCCCACGGTCGCCTTGGATGCCAAGGCCTGCGAGGCGCTGCGGCTGGGTAACCAAGTCTGCTTCGCGTTGTACTCGGCCTCGCGTTTCATGACCCAGGCATATCAGCCTTTGCTGGGCCCCTTGGACCTGACCTACCCCCAATACCTGGCCCTGCTCGTGCTCTGGGAAGAGGACGACTTGGGGGTTTCGGAACTCGGCCGTCGCCTGATGCTGGATTCAGGAACGCTCTCGCCTCTGCTCAAGAAGCTGGAGGCCAAGGGCTGGCTGCGCCGGGAACGGAGCGTAGACGACGAGCGCAGCGTGCGCCTACGCCTGACCGCGGCCGGCCGCGAACTGCAGCGGCGCGCTGCGGACGTGCCTGCGACGATGGTCTGCCGATCGGGCTGGGAGATCGCGCGGATAGTGAAACTGCGGCGGGAGCTGGAGGAATTGACTGCCGCACTGCGGGCCGCGACTTCAGACCCGGCCGACTAA
- a CDS encoding glutathione peroxidase, with amino-acid sequence MIASNPKSNLPSPASAPIVGIPFLTADGRKTSLGEYRGQVLLVVNVASKCGLTPQYDQLERLHESLQREGFSVLGFPANEFGSQEAGTDTETREFGRFSYGFSVATSSFPSGAAGIQEFCRVSYGVTFPVFAKISVKGPDIHPLYQRLTAAVRKAWPKPDGTLMPKLAQKGLLGADGEISWNFEKFLIGRNGRVVTRFAPDVAPDDPALLEAIRTELAKPDPSRAVAAEPVS; translated from the coding sequence ATGATCGCGTCCAACCCGAAATCAAATCTTCCATCTCCCGCATCCGCCCCGATAGTCGGTATCCCTTTCCTGACCGCCGACGGCCGCAAAACCTCTTTGGGCGAATACCGCGGTCAAGTGCTCCTGGTCGTGAACGTAGCCTCTAAGTGCGGCCTCACGCCCCAGTACGATCAGTTGGAGCGCCTCCATGAAAGCTTGCAAAGAGAAGGCTTCTCGGTGTTGGGTTTCCCAGCCAACGAATTCGGGTCCCAGGAAGCGGGTACCGACACCGAGACCCGGGAGTTCGGCCGCTTCAGCTACGGATTCAGCGTCGCAACGAGCAGCTTCCCGTCGGGAGCCGCGGGGATCCAGGAGTTCTGCCGCGTCAGCTACGGAGTCACCTTCCCCGTTTTCGCCAAGATATCGGTGAAGGGCCCGGACATCCATCCGCTGTACCAGCGGCTTACCGCCGCGGTGCGCAAAGCTTGGCCCAAGCCCGACGGCACCCTCATGCCCAAGCTGGCCCAAAAGGGGCTGCTGGGAGCCGATGGCGAGATATCTTGGAACTTCGAGAAGTTTCTAATCGGCAGGAATGGCCGCGTGGTAACTCGGTTCGCGCCCGACGTGGCCCCCGACGATCCGGCCCTGCTCGAAGCCATCCGGACCGAGCTGGCCAAACCCGACCCCTCGCGCGCGGTTGCAGCCGAACCGGTCAGCTAG